Proteins from a single region of Apium graveolens cultivar Ventura chromosome 7, ASM990537v1, whole genome shotgun sequence:
- the LOC141674554 gene encoding secreted RxLR effector protein 161-like — protein MDYLSSGIFVHQSNYTEKILDRFYMDKTHPLTTPMVVRSLEVEKDPFRPRKQDEETLGPEVPYLSAIGALMYLANNTRPDIAFAVNLLARFSSDPTKRHWDGIKYIFRYLRGTIDLGLFFPNNSRSRLVGYADAGYMSDPHFGRSQTGYLFTYCDTAISWKSTKQTMAATSSNHAELLAIHEASRECIWLRSVIQHIRESCGLSSISDSPIFLIRG, from the coding sequence ATGGATTACTTATCTTCaggaatatttgttcatcaatcaaactacactgaaaagattcttgatcGGTTCTACATGGACAAAACTCATCCACTAACCACACCAATGGTTGTTCGATCACTCGAGGTTGAAAAGGATCCTTTTCGTCCTAGAAAACAAGATGAAGAGACTCTTGGACCTGAAGTTCCATATCTCAGTGCAATTGGCGCTCTCATGTATCTTGCAAACAACACACGGCCTGATATTGCATTTGCAGTGAACCTGTTGGCAAGATTTAGTTCTGACCCTACTAAAAGGCATTGGGATGGAATAAAATATATATTCAGATATCTTCGAGGGACAATCGATCTTGGACTATTCTTCCCAAACAATTCAAGATCACGGCTAGTTGGATACGCAGATGCTGGATACatgtcagatcctcattttggGCGATCACAAACAGGTTACCTATTTACATATTGTGATACTGCTATCTCTTGGAAGTCTACAAAACAGACTATGGCTGCAACTTCATCAAACCACGCAGAATTACTAGCAATTCATGAAGCAAGCAGAGAATGTATTTGGCTAAGGTCGGTCATTCAACATATTCGAGAATCATGTGGATTATCAAGTATTTCAGACAGTCCTATTTTTCTAATTCGAGGATAA
- the LOC141672459 gene encoding uncharacterized protein LOC141672459 isoform X1 has translation MASLSVVSVVFVLFMWITNPSFFVSDVIATEDEFSISDMSFFHQDYSPPSPPPPPPHPPSVSCEDDLGGVGSLDTTCKIVSSVNISKNVYIAGKGNFYILSNVSVACLAVGCQVAVNVTGNFSLGDDAKVIVGVFDLEADNATFGNGSVVNTTALAGSPPAQTSGTPQGIDGAGGGHGGRGACCLIDKEKLPEDVWGGDAYSWNSLRTPDSFGSKGGTTSEEEDYGGGGGGIIKLIVRNYLEVNGSLVADGGNGNPRGGGGSGGSIYIKAHKMIGTGIITACGGDGFGGGGGGRVSVDVFSRHEDPKIKAHGGSSLGCPENAGAAGTFYDTVPRSLFVNNHNKSTDTDTLLLEFPYQPLMTNVYIENQAKAAVPLLWSRVQVQGQIKLVTGGALSFGLAHYSLSEFELLAEELLMSDSVIKVYGALRMSVKIFLMWNSELLIDGGGDANVETSSLDSSNLIVLKESSLIHSNANLGVHGQGLLNLSGPGDTIEAQHLVLSLFYNINVGPGSTLRGPLENATSDAVVPKLNCESQKCPAELLHPPEDCNVNSSLSFTLQICRVEDILVEGLVEGSVVHFHRARTIDIQPSGIITTSGMGCIGGVGRGKIVSGVGSGAGHGGRGGISCYNDSCIEGGIAYGEADLPCELGSGSGNDSAIGYTAGGGILVIGSWEQPLTSLSVKGSLKADGGSFEEKSHMKNYFGSDNVNGGIGGASGGTILLFLRTLALGDVGILSSVGGHGSPDGSGGGGGGRIHFHWSDISTGDVYQPVASVEGSIHASGGLGGKQGGAGDNGTITGRACPKGLYGTFCMECPAGTYKNVTGSDMSLCYKCPSSDLPRRAFYTAVRGGTAELPCPYKCVSDRYHMPNCYTALEELIYTFGGPWLFCLILLGLLVLLALVLSVARMKFVGTDELPGPAPTHQGSQIDHSFPFLESLNEVLETNRVEESQGHVHRMYFMGSNTFSEPWYLPHTPPEQIKEIVYEDAFNRFVDEINAISTYPWWEGSVYSIVRILAYPLAWSWLQWRRRIKLQRLREFVRSEYDHACLRSCRSRALYEGLKVAATPDLMLGYVDFFLGGDEKRVDLPPRLGQRFPLSLLFGGDGSYMAPFSLHSDNIITSLMSQSAPPTTWYRFVAGLNAQLRLVRRGRLQTMFRAVHRWLDTYANPALRIYGLRVDLGWFQATGGGYCQYGLLVYAADDANHASFGDVDHAKHSQPHSRADDIIHRENQYGHPKEETTLIQPPIVDESNMRPRKIYGGNVDANSIDVLDEKRDVFFPFSFIIHNTKPVGHQDLVGLIISMLLLGDFSLVLLTLLQLYSISLADDFLVLFILPLGIILPFPAGINALFSHGPRRSAGLARVYALWNITSLVNVAVAFICGYYHYSTQSSKKVPYIQPWNMDESEWWVFPVALVVCKCIQSWLINWHVANLEIQDRSLYSTDFEVFWQS, from the exons ATGGCGAGTTTAAGTGTTGTATCGGTTGTGTTTGTTTTGTTTATGTGGATTACAAACCCTAGCTTTTTTGTAAGTGATGTGATTGCGACAGAAGATGAGTTTTCGATCTCGGATATGAGTTTCTTTCACCAGGATTATTCTCCGCCTTCGCCACCGCCTCCGCCTCCACATCCGCCTTCCGTGTCGTGTGAGGATGATCTAGGTGGAGTAGGTTCGTTGGATACTACTTGTAAGATTGTTTCCAGTGTTAACATATCGAAGAATGTGTATATAGCAGGGAAAGGCAATTTTTATATCCTTTCGAATGTTAGTGTTGCTTGTTTGGCTGTTGGATGTCAGGTCGCGGTTAATGTTACGGGTAATTTCAGTTTAGGGGATGATGCTAAGGTTATTGTGGGTGTTTTTGACCTTGAGGCTGATAATGCGACGTTTGGAAATGGTTCGGTGGTGAATACGACTGCGTTGGCAGGGTCTCCACCGGCTCAAACGAGTGGGACGCCTCAGGGGATTGATGGAGCGGGAGGTGGACATGGAGGGAGAGGGGCTTGTTGTTTGATTGATAAGGAGAAGTTACCGGAGGATGTTTGGGGCGGGGATGCGTATTCGTGGAACTCGTTGAGGACGCCTGATAGTTTTGGGAGTAAAGGGGGGACGACAAGTGAGGAAGAGGATTatggtggtggtggtggaggAATAATTAAGTTGATAGTTAGAAATTATCTTGAGGTGAATGGTAGTTTGGTGGCTGATGGGGGAAATGGAAATCCTAGAGGCGGGGGAGGATCTGGAGGCAGCATTTACATCAAGGCTCATAAAAT GATTGGCACTGGCATAATAACTGCTTGTGGAGGTGACGGGTTTGGTGGCGGTGGTGGTGGAAGGGTCTCTGTCGACGTGTTTAGCAGGCATGAGGATCCTAAAATCAAGGCTCATG GTGGGAGCAGTCTTGGTTGTCCTGAAAATGCAGGCGCTGCAGGGACTTTTTATGACACTGTTCCACGGAGCCTTTTTGTTAACAATCATAACAAATCAACAGATACCGACACCCTTCTTTTAGAATTCCCGTACCAGCCCCTAATGACAAATGTTTATATTGAAAACCAAGCTAAAGCTGCTGTTCCTTTGCTCTGGAGTCGTGTACAG GTCCAAGGACAAATTAAACTTGTAACTGGTGGAGCACTGAGCTTTGGGCTAGCACATTATTCTCTATCAGAATTTGAACTGTTAGCAGAAGAGCTGTTAATGAGTGATTCTGTAATCAAG GTTTATGGTGCACTTCGGATGTCTGTTAAAATCTTTCTGATGTGGAATTCTGAACTGCTAATAGATGGCGGTGGAGATGCAAATGTTGAGACATCCTCGCTTGATTCTAGTAATCTCATCGTTCTGAAG GAATCTTCCCTCATACATTCGAATGCAAATCTGGGTGTTCATGGGCAAGGTTTATTGAACTTGTCTGGACCAGGAGACACTATTGAAGCACAACATCTGGTTTTGTCTTTGTTTTATAATATCAAT GTTGGCCCTGGATCTACTTTACGGGGTCCTCTAGAAAACGCCACCTCAGATGCTGT GGTACCAAAGCTGAATTGTGAAAGTCAAAAATGTCCTGCTGAACTGCTTCATCCACCTGAAGACTGTAACGTGAACTCTTCACTGTCCTTTACTCTTCAG ATATGTCGAGTTGAAGATATCCTTGTTGAAGGTCTCGTGGAAGGATCAGTTGTTCATTTTCACCGGGCAAGAACTATTGATATTCAGCCTTCTGGAATAATCACCACCTCTGGGATGG GTTGCATTGGTGGTGTTGGTAGAGGTAAAATAGTTAGCGGTGTTGGCAGTGGAGCTGGGCATGGCGGGAGGGGTGGTATTAGCTGTTACAATGATAGCTGTATCGAGGGTGGTATTGCGTATGGCGAGGCTGATCTTCCTTGTGAACTGGGCAGTGGAAGTGGAAATGACAGTGCAATAGGTTATACAGCTGGTGGCGGTATCTTAG TGATTGGCTCATGGGAACAGCCGTTAACAAGCTTATCAGTAAAAGGTTCACTGAAAGCTGATGGGGGAAGTTTTGAGGAGAAGAGTCACATGAAAAACTATTTTGGGTCGGATAATGTGAATGGTGGAATTGGCGGTGCATCTGGTGGAACCATTCTTCTGTTCTTGCGGACACTTGCTCTAGGTGATGTTGGCATTCTTTCAAGTGTTGGGGGTCATGGTAGTCCAGATGGGAGTGGCGGAGGGGGCGGTGGTAGGATTCATTTTCATTGGTCAGACATTTCTACCGGAGATGTGTACCAGCCTGTAGCTAGTGTGGAAGGAAGTATACATGCTAG CGGAGGCCTGGGTGGGAAACAAGGTGGTGCAGGGGATAATGGAACGATAACCGGAAGAGCTTGCCCAAAAGGGCTTTATGGTACATTTTGCATG GAATGTCCTGCTGGTACATATAAAAACGTAACAGGATCTGATATGTCCCTTTGCTATAAGTGCCCATCGTCTGATCTTCCCCGGCGTGCATTTTATACTGCTGTTCGAG GCGGTACTGCTGAATTACCCTGTCCTTATAAGTGCGTTTCCGACAGATATCACATGCCAAACTGTTACACAGCGCTGGAAGAGTTGATATACACATTCGGTGGTCCGTGGTTATTTTGTCTCATTCTTTTAGGGCTTCTTGTACTTTTAGCTCTGGTGCTTAGCGTTGCTAGAATGAAATTTGTGGGTACTGACGAATTGCCTGGTCCCGCCCCTACACATCAGGGGTCTCAAATAGATCACTCTTTCCCTTTCCTGGAATCACTGAATGAG GTTTTGGAAACAAATAGAGTTGAAGAATCACAAGGTCATGTACATAGAATGTACTTTATGGGATCTAATACATTCAGCGAACCTTGGTATCTACCTCATACACCTCCGGAGCAGATAAAAGAAATAGT ATACGAAGATGCCTTCAATAGATTTGTGGATGAGATAAATGCCATATCAACTTATCCGTGGTGGGAGGGATCGGTTTACAGTATTGTACGCATACTAGCATATCCTCTAGCGTGGTCATGGCTACAGTGGCGGCGTAGAATTAAGTTGCAAAGACTACGTGAATTTGTGCGATCAGAGTATGATCACGCATGTTTACGCTCATGTCGCTCACGTGCACTTTATGAAGGGCTGAAG GTAGCTGCGACTCCTGATCTAATGTTAGGGTACGTAGATTTTTTCCTTGGAGGTGATGAGAAGAGGGTAGATCTTCCTCCTCGTCTTGGTCAAAGATTTCCGTTGTCTTTGCTGTTTGGAGGTGATGGAAGTTACATGGCACCTTTCTCGCTTCACAGTGACAATATTATCACAAGTCTCATGAGCCAG TCTGCTCCACCTACCACTTGGTACCGGTTTGTTGCTGGGTTAAATGCACAATTGCGTTTAGTACGCCGAGGTCGCCTTCAAACAATGTTTCGAGCCGTTCACAGATGGCTTGACACTTATGCGAATCCTGCATTACGTATCTACGGTTTGCGGGTTGATCTTGGTTGGTTTCAAGCTACCGGAGGTGGTTATTGTCAGTATGGACTTCTGGTGTATGCTGCAGATGATGCGAATCATGCATCCTTTGGAGATGTTGACCATGCAAAACATAGTCAGCCACACTCACG TGCGGATGATATAATTCACAGAGAGAATCAATATGGCCATCCGAAAGAAGAGACAACCTTGATCCAACCTCCCATAGTTGATGAAAGTAATATGAGACCAAGAAAGATATATGGTGGAAATGTAGATGCTAACAGCATAGACGTGCTAGACGAGAAGCGGGATGTattttttcctttctctttcaTCATTCATAACACCAAACCCGTAGGCCATCAG GATCTTGTTGGGTTGATTATCTCAATGCTGCTACTAGGAGATTTTAGTTTGGTATTGCTTACTTTGCTCCAGTTGTATTCTATTTCGTTGGCCGACGATTTTCTAGTTTTGTTTATTTTACCCCTCGGGATCATACTTCCATTTCCTGCTGGAATTAATGCTCTATTTAGTCATGGACCAAGACGCTCTGCTGGGCTTGCACGTGTCTATGCTTTGTGGAATATCACTTCTTTGGTTAATGTG GCGGTTGCTTTTATTTGTGGATATTATCACTACAGCACCCAGTCAAGTAAAAAAGTACCTTATATTCAGCCGTGGAACAT GGATGAAAGTGAGTGGTGGGTTTTTCCGGTTGCACTAGTTGTTTGTAAATGTATTCAGTCCTGGCTTATAAATTGGCATGTAGCAAATTTGGAGATTCAAGATCGTTCATTGTATAGTACTGACTTTGAGGTGTTCTGGCAGTCGTGA
- the LOC141672459 gene encoding uncharacterized protein LOC141672459 isoform X2, which produces MASLSVVSVVFVLFMWITNPSFFVSDVIATEDEFSISDMSFFHQDYSPPSPPPPPPHPPSVSCEDDLGGVGSLDTTCKIVSSVNISKNVYIAGKGNFYILSNVSVACLAVGCQVAVNVTGNFSLGDDAKVIVGVFDLEADNATFGNGSVVNTTALAGSPPAQTSGTPQGIDGAGGGHGGRGACCLIDKEKLPEDVWGGDAYSWNSLRTPDSFGSKGGTTSEEEDYGGGGGGIIKLIVRNYLEVNGSLVADGGNGNPRGGGGSGGSIYIKAHKMIGTGIITACGGDGFGGGGGGRVSVDVFSRHEDPKIKAHGGSSLGCPENAGAAGTFYDTVPRSLFVNNHNKSTDTDTLLLEFPYQPLMTNVYIENQAKAAVPLLWSRVQVQGQIKLVTGGALSFGLAHYSLSEFELLAEELLMSDSVIKVYGALRMSVKIFLMWNSELLIDGGGDANVETSSLDSSNLIVLKESSLIHSNANLGVHGQGLLNLSGPGDTIEAQHLVLSLFYNINVGPGSTLRGPLENATSDAVVPKLNCESQKCPAELLHPPEDCNVNSSLSFTLQICRVEDILVEGLVEGSVVHFHRARTIDIQPSGIITTSGMGCIGGVGRGKIVSGVGSGAGHGGRGGISCYNDSCIEGGIAYGEADLPCELGSGSGNDSAIGYTAGGGILVIGSWEQPLTSLSVKGSLKADGGSFEEKSHMKNYFGSDNVNGGIGGASGGTILLFLRTLALGDVGILSSVGGHGSPDGSGGGGGGRIHFHWSDISTGDVYQPVASVEGSIHASGGLGGKQGGAGDNGTITGRACPKGLYGTFCMECPAGTYKNVTGSDMSLCYKCPSSDLPRRAFYTAVRGGTAELPCPYKCVSDRYHMPNCYTALEELIYTFGGPWLFCLILLGLLVLLALVLSVARMKFVGTDELPGPAPTHQGSQIDHSFPFLESLNEVLETNRVEESQGHVHRMYFMGSNTFSEPWYLPHTPPEQIKEIVYEDAFNRFVDEINAISTYPWWEGSVYSIVRILAYPLAWSWLQWRRRIKLQRLREFVRSEYDHACLRSCRSRALYEGLKVAATPDLMLGYVDFFLGGDEKRVDLPPRLGQRFPLSLLFGGDGSYMAPFSLHSDNIITSLMSQSAPPTTWYRFVAGLNAQLRLVRRGRLQTMFRAVHRWLDTYANPALRIYGLRVDLGWFQATGGGYCQYGLLVYAADDANHASFGDVDHAKHSQPHSRENQYGHPKEETTLIQPPIVDESNMRPRKIYGGNVDANSIDVLDEKRDVFFPFSFIIHNTKPVGHQDLVGLIISMLLLGDFSLVLLTLLQLYSISLADDFLVLFILPLGIILPFPAGINALFSHGPRRSAGLARVYALWNITSLVNVAVAFICGYYHYSTQSSKKVPYIQPWNMDESEWWVFPVALVVCKCIQSWLINWHVANLEIQDRSLYSTDFEVFWQS; this is translated from the exons ATGGCGAGTTTAAGTGTTGTATCGGTTGTGTTTGTTTTGTTTATGTGGATTACAAACCCTAGCTTTTTTGTAAGTGATGTGATTGCGACAGAAGATGAGTTTTCGATCTCGGATATGAGTTTCTTTCACCAGGATTATTCTCCGCCTTCGCCACCGCCTCCGCCTCCACATCCGCCTTCCGTGTCGTGTGAGGATGATCTAGGTGGAGTAGGTTCGTTGGATACTACTTGTAAGATTGTTTCCAGTGTTAACATATCGAAGAATGTGTATATAGCAGGGAAAGGCAATTTTTATATCCTTTCGAATGTTAGTGTTGCTTGTTTGGCTGTTGGATGTCAGGTCGCGGTTAATGTTACGGGTAATTTCAGTTTAGGGGATGATGCTAAGGTTATTGTGGGTGTTTTTGACCTTGAGGCTGATAATGCGACGTTTGGAAATGGTTCGGTGGTGAATACGACTGCGTTGGCAGGGTCTCCACCGGCTCAAACGAGTGGGACGCCTCAGGGGATTGATGGAGCGGGAGGTGGACATGGAGGGAGAGGGGCTTGTTGTTTGATTGATAAGGAGAAGTTACCGGAGGATGTTTGGGGCGGGGATGCGTATTCGTGGAACTCGTTGAGGACGCCTGATAGTTTTGGGAGTAAAGGGGGGACGACAAGTGAGGAAGAGGATTatggtggtggtggtggaggAATAATTAAGTTGATAGTTAGAAATTATCTTGAGGTGAATGGTAGTTTGGTGGCTGATGGGGGAAATGGAAATCCTAGAGGCGGGGGAGGATCTGGAGGCAGCATTTACATCAAGGCTCATAAAAT GATTGGCACTGGCATAATAACTGCTTGTGGAGGTGACGGGTTTGGTGGCGGTGGTGGTGGAAGGGTCTCTGTCGACGTGTTTAGCAGGCATGAGGATCCTAAAATCAAGGCTCATG GTGGGAGCAGTCTTGGTTGTCCTGAAAATGCAGGCGCTGCAGGGACTTTTTATGACACTGTTCCACGGAGCCTTTTTGTTAACAATCATAACAAATCAACAGATACCGACACCCTTCTTTTAGAATTCCCGTACCAGCCCCTAATGACAAATGTTTATATTGAAAACCAAGCTAAAGCTGCTGTTCCTTTGCTCTGGAGTCGTGTACAG GTCCAAGGACAAATTAAACTTGTAACTGGTGGAGCACTGAGCTTTGGGCTAGCACATTATTCTCTATCAGAATTTGAACTGTTAGCAGAAGAGCTGTTAATGAGTGATTCTGTAATCAAG GTTTATGGTGCACTTCGGATGTCTGTTAAAATCTTTCTGATGTGGAATTCTGAACTGCTAATAGATGGCGGTGGAGATGCAAATGTTGAGACATCCTCGCTTGATTCTAGTAATCTCATCGTTCTGAAG GAATCTTCCCTCATACATTCGAATGCAAATCTGGGTGTTCATGGGCAAGGTTTATTGAACTTGTCTGGACCAGGAGACACTATTGAAGCACAACATCTGGTTTTGTCTTTGTTTTATAATATCAAT GTTGGCCCTGGATCTACTTTACGGGGTCCTCTAGAAAACGCCACCTCAGATGCTGT GGTACCAAAGCTGAATTGTGAAAGTCAAAAATGTCCTGCTGAACTGCTTCATCCACCTGAAGACTGTAACGTGAACTCTTCACTGTCCTTTACTCTTCAG ATATGTCGAGTTGAAGATATCCTTGTTGAAGGTCTCGTGGAAGGATCAGTTGTTCATTTTCACCGGGCAAGAACTATTGATATTCAGCCTTCTGGAATAATCACCACCTCTGGGATGG GTTGCATTGGTGGTGTTGGTAGAGGTAAAATAGTTAGCGGTGTTGGCAGTGGAGCTGGGCATGGCGGGAGGGGTGGTATTAGCTGTTACAATGATAGCTGTATCGAGGGTGGTATTGCGTATGGCGAGGCTGATCTTCCTTGTGAACTGGGCAGTGGAAGTGGAAATGACAGTGCAATAGGTTATACAGCTGGTGGCGGTATCTTAG TGATTGGCTCATGGGAACAGCCGTTAACAAGCTTATCAGTAAAAGGTTCACTGAAAGCTGATGGGGGAAGTTTTGAGGAGAAGAGTCACATGAAAAACTATTTTGGGTCGGATAATGTGAATGGTGGAATTGGCGGTGCATCTGGTGGAACCATTCTTCTGTTCTTGCGGACACTTGCTCTAGGTGATGTTGGCATTCTTTCAAGTGTTGGGGGTCATGGTAGTCCAGATGGGAGTGGCGGAGGGGGCGGTGGTAGGATTCATTTTCATTGGTCAGACATTTCTACCGGAGATGTGTACCAGCCTGTAGCTAGTGTGGAAGGAAGTATACATGCTAG CGGAGGCCTGGGTGGGAAACAAGGTGGTGCAGGGGATAATGGAACGATAACCGGAAGAGCTTGCCCAAAAGGGCTTTATGGTACATTTTGCATG GAATGTCCTGCTGGTACATATAAAAACGTAACAGGATCTGATATGTCCCTTTGCTATAAGTGCCCATCGTCTGATCTTCCCCGGCGTGCATTTTATACTGCTGTTCGAG GCGGTACTGCTGAATTACCCTGTCCTTATAAGTGCGTTTCCGACAGATATCACATGCCAAACTGTTACACAGCGCTGGAAGAGTTGATATACACATTCGGTGGTCCGTGGTTATTTTGTCTCATTCTTTTAGGGCTTCTTGTACTTTTAGCTCTGGTGCTTAGCGTTGCTAGAATGAAATTTGTGGGTACTGACGAATTGCCTGGTCCCGCCCCTACACATCAGGGGTCTCAAATAGATCACTCTTTCCCTTTCCTGGAATCACTGAATGAG GTTTTGGAAACAAATAGAGTTGAAGAATCACAAGGTCATGTACATAGAATGTACTTTATGGGATCTAATACATTCAGCGAACCTTGGTATCTACCTCATACACCTCCGGAGCAGATAAAAGAAATAGT ATACGAAGATGCCTTCAATAGATTTGTGGATGAGATAAATGCCATATCAACTTATCCGTGGTGGGAGGGATCGGTTTACAGTATTGTACGCATACTAGCATATCCTCTAGCGTGGTCATGGCTACAGTGGCGGCGTAGAATTAAGTTGCAAAGACTACGTGAATTTGTGCGATCAGAGTATGATCACGCATGTTTACGCTCATGTCGCTCACGTGCACTTTATGAAGGGCTGAAG GTAGCTGCGACTCCTGATCTAATGTTAGGGTACGTAGATTTTTTCCTTGGAGGTGATGAGAAGAGGGTAGATCTTCCTCCTCGTCTTGGTCAAAGATTTCCGTTGTCTTTGCTGTTTGGAGGTGATGGAAGTTACATGGCACCTTTCTCGCTTCACAGTGACAATATTATCACAAGTCTCATGAGCCAG TCTGCTCCACCTACCACTTGGTACCGGTTTGTTGCTGGGTTAAATGCACAATTGCGTTTAGTACGCCGAGGTCGCCTTCAAACAATGTTTCGAGCCGTTCACAGATGGCTTGACACTTATGCGAATCCTGCATTACGTATCTACGGTTTGCGGGTTGATCTTGGTTGGTTTCAAGCTACCGGAGGTGGTTATTGTCAGTATGGACTTCTGGTGTATGCTGCAGATGATGCGAATCATGCATCCTTTGGAGATGTTGACCATGCAAAACATAGTCAGCCACACTCACG AGAGAATCAATATGGCCATCCGAAAGAAGAGACAACCTTGATCCAACCTCCCATAGTTGATGAAAGTAATATGAGACCAAGAAAGATATATGGTGGAAATGTAGATGCTAACAGCATAGACGTGCTAGACGAGAAGCGGGATGTattttttcctttctctttcaTCATTCATAACACCAAACCCGTAGGCCATCAG GATCTTGTTGGGTTGATTATCTCAATGCTGCTACTAGGAGATTTTAGTTTGGTATTGCTTACTTTGCTCCAGTTGTATTCTATTTCGTTGGCCGACGATTTTCTAGTTTTGTTTATTTTACCCCTCGGGATCATACTTCCATTTCCTGCTGGAATTAATGCTCTATTTAGTCATGGACCAAGACGCTCTGCTGGGCTTGCACGTGTCTATGCTTTGTGGAATATCACTTCTTTGGTTAATGTG GCGGTTGCTTTTATTTGTGGATATTATCACTACAGCACCCAGTCAAGTAAAAAAGTACCTTATATTCAGCCGTGGAACAT GGATGAAAGTGAGTGGTGGGTTTTTCCGGTTGCACTAGTTGTTTGTAAATGTATTCAGTCCTGGCTTATAAATTGGCATGTAGCAAATTTGGAGATTCAAGATCGTTCATTGTATAGTACTGACTTTGAGGTGTTCTGGCAGTCGTGA